CCCAGCCAATGATCACCCGCAGGTAGTGGCCGTCGGGGGGCGGCAGCATCTGCAGATCAAAGCTGACCAGCAGACGATCACCGTTGATAAGGTGGAAAACCACAATCCTACTAATGATGGCTTTGATACTGAACCGCTCAGGCCCATGACAGCTGAACACGAGTCCTCCAGCGATCGATCAAAGGCATTTGGGATCCGTGTCGGGCATGCAGAACCAAGATGACGCATGCATCACAATAGGCTCCCATCTTTCATAGATGGGTCGCAATATACGAAATGAAAGCATCTCATCGTTCGGCATCTATTTTGAAGCGTAATCAACAAAGCAATGCATACTATGGAAGGGAACCTCATGAAAAAGTCTAAGATGGCACATCGCAGGCGGGGTCATGGCAGATCCCATTATTATATCGTGGGCGAAGGTATGTGCCCCGTCCAGATTGATTACACCTATGCACCTGGCGCAGAGAAACCTTATCTCCCGGCACCAGATGATGCTGTCACACCGGAAGGCTCTACCCTAACCTATGAGCCACCACCAGCAGAAGAAATCGAATTCCGGTTTATGCGCCTCTTCCCGGATGCCGGTAAGTTCGAGCCAGCAGATGCTGCACTCATCGCTCTGGGGCAAGTCATGGAAGACCTAGCCACAGAACAAATCGACAACTCCAATATCCCGGCTGGTTATACCTATCTAGGCCAGTTCATCGACCATGACATTACCTTCACAGGTAACGGTGACATCGAAGGCCAAGCGATAGAACCGCAGAATGTCATCAATCGGCGGTCACCATTCCTGGACCTGGATTCGGTGTATAACGGTGGTCCTGATGTTTCGCCAGCGCTCTATGAAGCGGATAAGGTTCACTTTAAGATCGGCACGACCCTGGGGCGTCCCTTATTCGGCGTGACGCAATCACTACCAAATGACCTGCCACGTCAGGGCAATGGAAACGCTGTGCCTAAGCAGGCCATCATCGGCGACCCGCGCAATGATGAAAACCTAGCAGTAGCCCAGATTCATCTGCACATGCTCAAGTTCCATAATAAGGTCGCTGATAGTGGCAGCCTGGCGAACGAAACCAATGCCAAGAAACGCTTCGAAGAAGCACGTAAGATCGTCACTCAACATTATCAATCCGTTGTGCTTCACGATTTCGTACCACGGATTGTCGATCCAGATGTCTACAACGACATCATGGCTAACGGGCGTCACTTTTATTGCCATGACGATCCAAAAGTACCAGCCATGCCTGTTGAGTTCTCAGTTGCGGCATTCCGCCTGGGCCACAGCATGATTCGCAATCAGTACGAATGGAACCGTGTGTTCAGTACAACCGGGCCCGGCCCTGTCGCATCCCTGGCACTGCTCTTTGAGTTCTCCCAGCTTTCCGGGGACCTGGGCGGTGACGATACGCTGCCGACGGATTGGGTCGCAGATTGGACGCGCCTGTTCGACTTCACAGGTGTCAATGGCATCGAGAATAACCCAATTTTCAACTTCGCTCGGTTGATTGATACGCAGTTGGCAACTAAATTGATGGACCTGCCAGAATTTGCAACGGCTTCTGCACCGCATCTGATGTCACTATCTGTGCGGAACCTGCTTCGTGGGCGCTTAATCGGCCTACCTTCCGGCCAGGAAGTCGCAAAACTGGTGGGCGCGACTGCCCTGACACCTGATGAAATCAAAACAGGGCCGCATGCAGCCATCTTAGAAGCCAACAACTTCCTTGAGGATACGCCCTTGTGGTACTACGTCCTCAAGGAGGCACATGTGCAGCAAGGTGGTCAAAAGCTTGGGCAAGTCGGCAGCCGCATCGTTGTGGAAACATTCCATGGCCTTGTTGAAGTCAGCCGTCACTCCATCTTGCAGGAGCAAGGCTGGGCACCAAGCTTGCCATCAGTCGACCCGGATCGCTTCACAATGGCGGATCTGCTGGCATTCGTTGACGAAGTGAACCCGTTGGGGGTGGGGAACTAGAATTTGTTCACTTCGCACGGATCAGACCCTGGCTCACAGTAAGAGTCTGCCATAGGAAGTCGGCGGTAGGACGTGCAGCGCACATACTGTACACCCTACCGTCTTTTTAGTTACTTAACAGGCACACTTTACTTAAAGGACAAGTAGCCACGCCGATTGCTGCGCTATTCGTAAGCGAGGGCTTCACGGATGCTGATTTCAGAGGCTCTCTGGGCTGGCACGATACTAGCAAATATGGATACGAGCAAAACCATCACAAGCCAGATCAGGGGTCCGTCTATCGTCGGCGCATAGCTGAGCGGTTGTTCAAAGATGATATTGCCCAGCAACCCACCGAAAAAATATGTTGCCGGTATACTGAGGGGCAGCGCAACCAAGAAGCTCAGCAGCCCGATCATGACGCCCTCCCCCACAAACATAAACCGCAGCGTATTCGTCCCTGCACCAACAGCACGCATCACGCCGATCTCACGCGTTCGCTCAAGAACGTTCAAGCTCATCGTTCCGGTCAAGCCCAGGCCAGCCACAAAGGCAATCAACACACCCATGGCTAATAAGACGAGAACCAACACATTGAAGCCACCTGTCAAACCGGCCAGGACATCTGTTCGCAACGTCGTACGCGCAACTTCAAGTCCTTGCTGCTCAAGCGAAGCCTCTAACTGATTGGCAACAGTACTATCCGCATTGATGACTTTGACAGCGACTCGATCAGCCAGATTTGGCCGCCCAACCAAACGTGCAACGCTATCATAGTAAGTGTATGCCGATGCACCAAAGCTATCGATAACGCCTATAACATGCCAGTCGTCTTCCACATCCCCATATTTCAGGATGAGTATATCGCCCACTTCAATTCCAGCATCGCTGAGCAAATCATCGCTCACAATGATGTCATTCCGATTGTTATAAGTGGGTGCCTCCAGCCAACGACCTGCTAGCAACGGAGGGTCCACAAAGGTCGAATCATAGGGAATGCCTGTCAGCGAGAAGTTCGACCCTTGTGTATCACCAGGTAACGATTGAGCGACAGATGCGCCAATCCAGCTCTCCGCATCTGTGACACCGGACAATGACATCACACGACGTTCAACAGCCTCCTGATTAAAATAACCAGAGAAGGAATAGAGAATATCGTACTCAGACATCCGCGCCAGGACATTCAAGTCGACATTCAGGCCATTGCGCACGTTCATGATGCTGATGAAAAAGGCACCAGCTAGTGTCAGTGTGATTAGCGTGACAAGTAAGCGCGTCTTGCGCCGGAATGTGTTGCGGATTGAGAGCAACACGGGGCGCGATAAGCCTTTAATACGCGCGAGCAACAAATCCAGTGGATTGTGGCTGTTCTGCACCGCGTAATCACTGATAGCCTGTGCAGGTGGAATACTCGTCCCCGATAGCACAGGAAACAACGCCGCTATCATTGGTGTGCCGATAGCTACAGCAATCTCCATGACGAAGATATAAGGCGGCATATAAAAATTAACGATATCGAGATTGAGGTAAACATTCACAATCCCCAGCAGTTGTCCCGCAAAAAGCAAACTCGTCGGCATCGCCAGAATGAGCGCCATCACACCAAAACAAGCAACCATCACCATGTAAATACTGATGATTTGACCACGAGAAGCGCCAATGATCTTCATGATACCAATTGGGCGCTTTTGCTGTGCCATAAAGCCGGAGATGGTATTCACAACGAGGAAAGTACTCAAAAGCAGTGAGACCAACCCCACAAAGACCAGAACCGTCGCTAACCCATTGAAAATGCCGCTTGCCCAGTGACCATCCTCATTGATGGTAATTCCACTTACATTGACGCCCATATGCAGCAAATCGTCACGCAACAAGTTAGCACGTTCACTCAGTGTCATGGTCGAATCATCGACCGTGACCATGAGTTGATTGTAATAAGTGGGTAGGCCAATACGGTGCAGCGTTTCAGGCGTTACATAAGCGGAAACCGTCGTCTGGATGCCTCCAGGCCGAATGCTGAAATCATAGACTGTGCCACCATAGATGAGTGTTTCGCGCCTGCCATCTGGCATATCCAGCGTGACTTCATCACCAATGGAGAAGCCTAAATTATCAGCAAAAGTCCGTTCAACATAAAGCTCACCTGTCTTAAGAGGCCATGCACCTTCCTCAGGTGAAATCCGATTAATGACGATATTTTCATAATCGGCATAAGCCGTTAACGACATGCCAAACGACTTGCCATCTTTCCCGATGAGCGTGGTGTTACTGATCGTAACGGCTTCACTGCCCGTGACACCCGGTTGTCTCGCTGCCCAACGAACAAGATCATCATCGAAACCAGGGATTGTGAAGGTAATGTCATTGACGTTGGTATAAGCCAGGGTGTCATCGAGATCGTTGTTAGAAACGTAGCGCGCGATGAACAAACTACCAAAAGCAAATACGCCAATCGCAATCGATAGCACAACCAGCATCGTGCGGCTTTTGTTATCCCACAGATCGCGAAAGACCTTACGCCAGCGTGGACTGAGCATCGTTACACGCTTTCCTTTTCCGTCTCACCGTCGGATTCAGTATCCGCTTCAACATCGAGTTCAGCGCTAGAGGCTGCCGGGCGAGAATCCGCAACCAATTCACCGTCAGCAATGGTGATGACACGACTCATCTGTTCAGCCAGATCATCATCATGTGTCACCATGAGGAAGGTCTTACCCTGAGCAACCAGATTCTCAAAAAGGTGGAAGACCTGCTCTGCTGTACGCGAATCAAGGTTACCAGTTGGCTCATCAGCCACCACGATAGGCGGATCATTTGCCAGAGCACGCGCAATCGCGACACGCTGCTGTTGACCACCGGAAATCATTGTGGGTAGTTTATTCGCCTGAGCTTCAACATCCATCAATGAGAGCAATTCCATTGCACGATCATGACGCTCATGAGAGCTATACATATTGCAAAAATCCATCGGCAGCATCACGTTTTCGATGACTGTCAGAGTGGGTAGGAGCTGGAAGAACTGGAACACCACACCCATCGTCACACCGCGCCACTTTGCCATCTGCCCTTCATTGAAGTGATGGATCGCCGTGCCATTCATGATGACTTCGCCACTGCTCGGTCGATCAATACCGGTTATCATATTAACCAGCGTCGATTTACCACTGCCGGATTTACCAATAATGCCGACGAATTCCCCTCGGTCGATTGTCAGGTCGATACCCTTCAGTGCGTAGAAATCACCCGCTTCGGTCTTATACGCTTTTTTCACATCACCCAGGGTGATCAGGTACTCGTTTTCTGCTTTGTAATCGGCTGCTTCGCTGCGCCTGTTGAATGCTTTAAACATCTTGTTTTAGCTCTCCGCCTCAATCACTGCTGTACCGCTCATACCAATTCGCACCACCACATCACCCGGATCAAACGTTACCTGCGTCTCATAGGAGGGAACCGCTTCCCCTACTGCTGGTAGCAGGCCAATATACGTGATCGTACCCGGCAATTCTGTACCCGGCAGCGCTTCTAATGTAATCGCCACAGTCTGGCCCACCTGGAGGTAGACGACATCGGTTTCATCAATGGTGAGGTCAACAACGTAAGCGCTGGAATCCGCAAGGACTATGGCAGGCTGGTTTGTAGGAGGCAACTCCCCAACAGTGAGGTTACTCGTCACGACAAGTCCATCAAAAGGTGCCACCAAAACGGCATCTTCAAGCATATATTCTGCTTGCTGCAAAGCCAGATGCGTGGTTTCCAATGCGATTTCAGCCAAACGTTGATCTGTTGCATCTGGTCCATCCATCAGGCGATCAAGCTGAATCTGTGCCTGAGTGATACCCGCATTGGCTTGCCCAAGCCGCGTTAGATTCGGCCCCTCATTCTGGACAGCAGCATAATTCGTTTCCGCAATGCTGATGCCCATATCGGCCTGCGTCAGGCCAGAATTAATCTGGATATCCTGGGCCATCGCCGAGTTATTGGCCGAATTGCGGAATTCAGGGTTCACAGCCAGGGTCATATCCCGCTGCAATTGCGCCTGCCAGAGCTGATTACGAGCCTGTTCTGTTTGCAAGCGAGCGATTTCAACTTCGTTCTGGCTCGGCTGAGCAGAATAAGCCGCATTGGCGTTGGCCTGGGCTGTATTGAGTGCCGCCTCTGCGACAGCGATATCAACATCGCGAGCCGGGTCCATAAGCTGATTATAACGAATCTGCTGTTCATTAAGCCGATTCTGTGCATCCTGTATCGCGAGTTCCAGATCAATCGTATCCAGACGCGCCAGGACATCCCCCTGATGAACGAAATCACCTTCTTCAACGAGGACTTCGCTCACTGTGCCCGTCATCCCAAACGTCAGCGGAACCGTCTTACTGGCCTGAATCGTACCCGTTTCCGTGATGGTCACGCTCTCTGGTGAAGTCTGCGCACTCACAACTTGCGCACCCATTAATCCTAGGCATAACCCCATCATGAGGGCGATCTGACCCAAGCGGCGATTTTTTGTCGTCATGTTCATCCTATTTACCTCTTTACCCAACTTGGCCTACGCTAACTCACGGACAATGGTCTCGCCTGCGCTCAGGCCAGATATAATTTCAATAGTGTTGGTATTACGGATGCCTAATGTGACGGCGCGTTCTTCGATCTTGCCATCTGCCAGCAAGACATCAACATAAGATTGGCCTGCCTCATCGCTATAAACAAACTGCACGGGTACAATCAGGACATCCTGCTTATCATTGAGGATGAGGTCCGCATCGGCGCTCATCCCAGGCCGCAAACGCCCATCTTCGGTTGTCAACTCTATCTGGACGTCATAAACGACAATGCCATTTTGATCACGCCCTTGTGGTGCAATCTGGCTTAACGTACCCGCGAATTGCAAGCCCGGTAATGCATCCAGCTCAACTTGTGCATTCATCCCTTGCGTGAGGTCTTGAACATTATTTTCATCAACCTCCCCCAGGAAGTGCAGCGGATCGACATCAACAAGCTGCACAATCGGCACGCCAGCGCTCACACGTTGCCCAACTTCGACGGTGACATCTGCAACGAAACCATCAAACGGGGCTGTCAGCATGGTACGGTCATAATTTACCTGCGCCTGATCCAGCGTCAGTTGGGCCTGTTCAACAGCATTCTCCGCCTGCTCAATCTGATATTCAGTCACGCCAGATTGTGCTTGCTCCAGAGCTGCCTGTGCTTGCAAAACATTAGCCCAGGCAGCGCCCAGCTCACCCTGATTCGCCGTCTGTAATTCTTCTACCCGCAAACGAGCAATCTCCGCGTTGAAGGACGCCTCACCAATCTGCGCATCCATCAGCGTAATCGTCTCATCAGATTGCACATTGGGGTTTGCATATTGGCGCGCCTCTTGGGCTGCGGTGAGCGCCTCTTGGGCCTGGTCATATTGCAACTGGGCTGCTGCAATGTCTTCATCTGTAATAGCGTTATTCACGTCAGCATAGGCACTTTGTGCCGCCCGGAGGTTCGCTTCCGCGATGCTTATGGCGTCATCATCTGGGGTCTGTAAATCTTCAAGTTGGCGTACGGCCAGCTCATAATTGAGATTCGCCTGCTCATAAGTGGCATATTGTGTGCGGCTATCGACACGTATCAGCGCATCACCTGCCTGCACCCAATCACCATCTTCAACGAGCACTTCTACCACCTGGCCGCTCGTCTGGAAGCTCAAATTCACGATCTCTTCCGCTTCAATTGTGCCGTAGGCAGCAATACCAGTAGCGATTTCGCTCTCACTCACCACATAAGTCTGTAATTCCGGGCTGTTAGCAGCAGAAAGGCTTGGATAGCCCCACACCACTGCCGCTGGCAAGATCAGCACCAACAGCACCAGTAGAATCAACGTCCGTCGAACACTCACTACGTCATCTCGCTTTCAATCGATAAACGAACTGTTCTGATTGAACTCGACAACGCCTATCACCCATAGTGCATGCGGTCAGCAGTCGATATGACTGGGGTCATATCAGCACCTGACGAGCGGCACCATCCCTCATGACCCACGTAAATACCAGGACACACACCTTCAGGCTTAGAATGCAATCTGTATTGATCAGAAATCAGGAGTACAGGTTTGATGAACTTACCGCCATTCGTTGCTGCTGGGATTGGCTGCGCCATCCTACTCTTTATTCTCACAGGGGTGCGCTTCATCATGCGGCAGCCAACATGGTCCTTCCTCCAGTTTTTGCTGGCAGCAGCCGCGATAGGCCTGGCGTTTTTGGGCCTGACAATGACAGAGATCGACAACAGTATGACGCAGGATATGCAGACCATCATCCTGGCTGTGGCTGGTGCACTCATCGTGCTGGGGGTTATTTTTGCACTTGTACAGCGTGTGCGCAGTACACCCGCAGCACCAACGATGTGGGCTTATTCTTCAGGTATTGCTTTAAGTGTGACGGGTGTGATCTTTGGATTGACGATTATCCTTGCACAGGTGACGGCCTCACTAACGCCGGAAACATCACAGACATACCAGGAGATGACGTTAGCGTCCCCCGATAAACAATCACAGCCCGTATCTTTTGTTGGGCGCACGTCATCGACAACAAATGAAAATGCAGAGACAGGCCTATCGACACGTCAATTTGTGCTGACGCCTCTGCCAACACAGTATGTCTATGATCCTGACGCCACGCCTACTGTAGTAGAGAGTACAGGCACCCCCAACGCAGGGAGTGAAATCGTCACGCGCACATCATGCAGCGGGATCGTGCAAAACAACCTGAACCTGCGTACAGAACCAGGCATGAACCAAACGCTCATCCTGACGATTCCATATAACACGTATGTACCCGTATACGCTGCCAGCGAGGATGCAGCATGGCTACAAGTGGACTATGATGGAAATATCGGTTGGGTCAGCGCAGATTATATTGTGCTAAATACAAACGGGTGTGATGAGTTAACGACATCATAAAGCAGCAACTTAGCTAATAAAAAGCCAGATTCTGCCCGGCCTACAGAACCATTTCATCAGAATCTGGCATAATAAAAATAGTCATCTGGAATATATGATCATGTTCGCGAAACGGCAAACGGTCAATCCAACACTTCTATCCTTATTCCGCATGTTCGTCTGGATAAGAATCAGTCTGGCCGTGCTCGCCGTCATTTTGCGTGCAGCCAGCACGCCACCACGCTATGGATACCTGCAAATACTGGTGCTGCTCATCTTCATCGCCATGGTGCTCTATCTTTACTCTGATTATTTACAAGAGCAATTAGGCAGTCTGTATCTACCGATTGCATTGGCTACAGTCACAATCGGGTTATCCCTTTCACGCCCTGTTGTACAACTGAGCGATTTGCAAAATGGCACAGGCCCCATTGTAGAAACACTCAGGTCCATCTCCTATGCGCAGATGGAAAGCCTATGGAACAATGAAACTACGCCGATGTTCTTCTTCCCGCTTGTACTCATCGCATGGCAGTACAGCTACCGCGAAGTTCTATTATTCATAGCAACAGTGGTTGGCATTGACTTTATCATTTATTTCAATCTCGCCATTGACCCGCCACAGGGCTTGCTCAATCTGCTGATGATCACGACCAGCCAGAGCGTGACGTTTATGTTCGTAGGTTATATTGTGACTGTGCTCTCACGTATTTTGAAAGAACAACGAGATGCGCTGCAAGATGCCAATCGCAACTTACGCCACTATATGACCACCCTGGACCAACTGGCAACCAGCCGAGAACGCAACCGTCTCGCAAGAGAACTACATGATACATTGGCACATTCCCTGAGCGCCACCACACTCCAACTAGAAGCCAGCAGTGCCTTATGGGAAACAAATCCAGAAAAATCACGGGCTTTGCTGGATCAATCACTAAAAACAACGCGTGCAGGGCTAACAGAAACACGTCGTGCATTAGAAGCCTTGCGCGCCTCGCCGCTGGATGACCTGGGGTTATTGCTTTCGTTGCGGCAGCTTGCACTCAACGATGCAGAACAAGCAGGTTACCAACTTCATATGGATCTACCAGATCAGGTTGAATCCATGCCGTTTGATGTTGAGCAAACGATCTATCGCTGCGCACAGGAAACATTCTCCAACATTGGGCGCCATGCTGGTGCAAAACATGTCTCTATGCAGCTCATTGATAATGATTCAACCGTAGATCTGTTCATCAAAGATGACGGGGTCGGCTTCAATATGCAAGAAGTTGATCCGACAATGCACTTTGGCATCGTAGGCATGCAAGAGCGAGTCGCTATCTTTGGTGGCACATTGGACGTCACAAGTAAGCCTGATGAAGGCACGTCCATCCACCTGCATATGGGAGTTAAATAATGATGGTAAAAGTATTGATTTGTGATGATCAGGATTTTGCCAGAGAAGGCCTTCAGCTTATTCTGGAAACAGACCCCGAGCTGCAGGTCGTTGGTGTCGCCCAAGATGGGGCCGATGCCATCGAAAAAGTCGATCAACTTCAGCCTGACCTGGTGCTCATGGACCTGAAAATGCCGGGCATCAACGGTATCCAGGCAACACAGGCTATCCACGATAAACATCCAGAGATCTTTGTGCTCGTATTAACCACCTATGACGGAGATGCTTGGGTCTTCGATGCCATCCGCAGTGGGGCTTCGGGCTATTTACTCAAAGATAGCCCACGTGACCGTTTGATTGCAGCTATCAAAGAGACTGTTCAGGGCAAAACGCACGTGGACCCCGGCGTTGCGGGTAAGCTCCTCACCCATATTGCGCATACACGCGTCGCAACAGATACAACACTTGCCAAATCCCTCAGCGACCGCGAAAAAGACGTCCTTAAACTGCTGGCACATGGCTTAACCAATACAGAAATTGCCCAACAACTTTACTTGTCAGAAGGCACCGTCAAGAACTACGTCAGTTCTTTATTCACCAAGCTCGATGTTGCTGATCGAACGCAAGCAGCCGTCAAGGCACTGCGTTATGGGCTGGTCAACTTAAACGACCTATAGCGAAATCAACCAGTCAGGGACCTTCACCCTACATCTATTCAGCTAGATAACGCACGGTTATGGCCTCAGGTAATTGGGACTCATAATCGTGCAAGCCCGCCAGCATTGTTTCGGCTCTTTGAGAATCCGCCGCATAGAATGCAATTGTTTCACCATAGTTGATCGTGTAATTTGGCATGCTCCATTGTGCGACAGGAACCCATCCAGGTGGGATCAATCGTTGGACCCAGTCATCATATACGATCGCATATTCCGCGTGACGTTCCTCAAAGAGGTTCCAGGCATCTTCCGCAGGGATCGTATACATGCCGCCAGCACGAGCAATCTCGACATTTGCAAGGCCATACAAATCAAGATACGGAATATCGGTGTAGTAGCTCGTTGTACCGATGTCATTAATGGCAACAACAGTCCCCGGTGGTAATTCTTGATCCATAAAGCGCATAAACTGGTACTGCTGCCAGTAAATATCCTGTACCCAATCCGGCGTGAGTAGTGCACTTGCGCTGCGCAGCGCCGGGTTCACGTAGGTAGGCATCAGGCAGAGTGCGACAAGCATCAGCCCAACAGCGATAGACACGCGACGCCGAGCTGATAATGGCGCAACCTTAAGTATTTTGGTGAGCAAAATCCCACAAATGAGGAAGAAACCGCCCATGAGATAGGCTTCATAGCGTAGGAAACTGGTATGTGTGAATTGATTGTGCAAAATCGTGTTACCTATGAACAGCAAGACGAGCACATTTTCAGGCGTCCAGAATTGCTGAAGGCGACTTTGCCACGATACAGTCTCTCCGTTTACAGCGTGTGCATTGCGCCAGCGGAACACCGCTAGCACGGCACCAAGGACAACCACAATGACCATCAACCATAGAACTGATGATTGATAGGTGCTGGCAAGAACCACATCTGGCCGGATTGCATTCAGATAATCTGCAAACGTATTGTAAGTACCTACACTGCCTTTTAGATAAACAGAATTAGGGATGGGTAAACTGCCCTCGCTGACGGAGTAAACCCCAAATAGGACCAGCGGCAAGGAGCCGATCAACAGGGTGCCAAGAGCGGGTAAAATACGTAATCGCAGCAAAAACACAACCGCCACACAAACTAAAGTGAAAATACCCTCATAGCGAATCCCTGTTTGTAATATCGCCAGGAAGAATAACCAGCCATAATCCCTGAGCGTAACTGTGCCACGTTCCGCCGCCGCAACTTTTGACACGTGATAGATAAAGAGGATAAAGAACCATATCTGGAAGATATGTTCCATCCCCATAAAAGCAACCGCAATAATGGGCGACGCCATAACAAACAGCACCAGGAATATAAATGTAACGCGGTCGCTTGCACCCTCTTGTTGCAAGATGCGGTAGAAAGTTACGACGACGCCATAACTTGCAACGACATTGAGCACAAGGGCCACCCAATCATGGCCGGAACCAATTACAGCGTAAACAATGGCAATCATAATCGGATATAACAACGAAGAGGTTGCAGCACTAAAGCCTGTTGCCTGGGTGCCCCACACGCCATGATCTACGAGATTTTGTCCCACCGCCATGTGAATGTAGGCATCGTCAATCGCGTAAATAAAGTGACCATCCATCCGGTTGACGATTTGGAAATAAGTCAGTACAAAAAGTCCGGTCAGGAAAATCAAAATGACAACAAGCGGCGTGTGCTTCATCAGTTTACCAAACATACAAATTCCCTGATTTGTTTTGTGTCTCATGATAAGAACAGACACTTATAAGCCCAGGCACATTATATACTTGGTTGTCGTTCTCAAGCGTTGATTTCCGGCTACCCACGCACTAGATTGATGAGCAGTAGCTTTCCACGTTTGACCTGGAAACGTAGAGCAATAAAAAACGCCAGAGACATCGATTCGTCACTGGCGCTTCTATCAGATTGTTGAACATCGATTAGCTGACCAGAGATTTTTCAGCTTCAAGGCGCTCCAGTAAGGCATCGTACTCTTCGCGCAGCAGACCAAAGATCAATTCATCGTAGTATTGGCCCTCAGTATAAATGTGCCGACGAATACGTCCTTCTGCCTGGCAGCCAAGCCGTTTAGCATGGTGAATCATGGGCTCATTCGTCTCAAGGCAGCGAATGTTATACTTCTGAAAGCGCAGTTCATGGAACGCATAACGCAAAATAAGGATTTTTGCGTCAAAGCCATAGCCATGTCCTCTGTATGCACGGTAGATACGGCTGCCTGTCTCGAAGGTACCATTTTTACGGTCCATAGAATGAATATTGACCCCACCGATCAATTCACCTTCAAGCGTCTCTATGGAAAACATAATGCGTTCATCAATATGGTTGAATTCAGCGTAACGTTCACCAAACGCCTTAGCCGATTGTTCTGATTTTGGCAGTTCAATCCCATAGTTCAAGAAGCGCACGGCTTCACTATCAGAGCC
The Phototrophicus methaneseepsis DNA segment above includes these coding regions:
- a CDS encoding efflux RND transporter periplasmic adaptor subunit codes for the protein MSVRRTLILLVLLVLILPAAVVWGYPSLSAANSPELQTYVVSESEIATGIAAYGTIEAEEIVNLSFQTSGQVVEVLVEDGDWVQAGDALIRVDSRTQYATYEQANLNYELAVRQLEDLQTPDDDAISIAEANLRAAQSAYADVNNAITDEDIAAAQLQYDQAQEALTAAQEARQYANPNVQSDETITLMDAQIGEASFNAEIARLRVEELQTANQGELGAAWANVLQAQAALEQAQSGVTEYQIEQAENAVEQAQLTLDQAQVNYDRTMLTAPFDGFVADVTVEVGQRVSAGVPIVQLVDVDPLHFLGEVDENNVQDLTQGMNAQVELDALPGLQFAGTLSQIAPQGRDQNGIVVYDVQIELTTEDGRLRPGMSADADLILNDKQDVLIVPVQFVYSDEAGQSYVDVLLADGKIEERAVTLGIRNTNTIEIISGLSAGETIVRELA
- a CDS encoding ABC transporter ATP-binding protein encodes the protein MFKAFNRRSEAADYKAENEYLITLGDVKKAYKTEAGDFYALKGIDLTIDRGEFVGIIGKSGSGKSTLVNMITGIDRPSSGEVIMNGTAIHHFNEGQMAKWRGVTMGVVFQFFQLLPTLTVIENVMLPMDFCNMYSSHERHDRAMELLSLMDVEAQANKLPTMISGGQQQRVAIARALANDPPIVVADEPTGNLDSRTAEQVFHLFENLVAQGKTFLMVTHDDDLAEQMSRVITIADGELVADSRPAASSAELDVEADTESDGETEKESV
- a CDS encoding HlyD family secretion protein, which gives rise to MTTKNRRLGQIALMMGLCLGLMGAQVVSAQTSPESVTITETGTIQASKTVPLTFGMTGTVSEVLVEEGDFVHQGDVLARLDTIDLELAIQDAQNRLNEQQIRYNQLMDPARDVDIAVAEAALNTAQANANAAYSAQPSQNEVEIARLQTEQARNQLWQAQLQRDMTLAVNPEFRNSANNSAMAQDIQINSGLTQADMGISIAETNYAAVQNEGPNLTRLGQANAGITQAQIQLDRLMDGPDATDQRLAEIALETTHLALQQAEYMLEDAVLVAPFDGLVVTSNLTVGELPPTNQPAIVLADSSAYVVDLTIDETDVVYLQVGQTVAITLEALPGTELPGTITYIGLLPAVGEAVPSYETQVTFDPGDVVVRIGMSGTAVIEAES
- a CDS encoding ABC transporter permease, producing the protein MLSPRWRKVFRDLWDNKSRTMLVVLSIAIGVFAFGSLFIARYVSNNDLDDTLAYTNVNDITFTIPGFDDDLVRWAARQPGVTGSEAVTISNTTLIGKDGKSFGMSLTAYADYENIVINRISPEEGAWPLKTGELYVERTFADNLGFSIGDEVTLDMPDGRRETLIYGGTVYDFSIRPGGIQTTVSAYVTPETLHRIGLPTYYNQLMVTVDDSTMTLSERANLLRDDLLHMGVNVSGITINEDGHWASGIFNGLATVLVFVGLVSLLLSTFLVVNTISGFMAQQKRPIGIMKIIGASRGQIISIYMVMVACFGVMALILAMPTSLLFAGQLLGIVNVYLNLDIVNFYMPPYIFVMEIAVAIGTPMIAALFPVLSGTSIPPAQAISDYAVQNSHNPLDLLLARIKGLSRPVLLSIRNTFRRKTRLLVTLITLTLAGAFFISIMNVRNGLNVDLNVLARMSEYDILYSFSGYFNQEAVERRVMSLSGVTDAESWIGASVAQSLPGDTQGSNFSLTGIPYDSTFVDPPLLAGRWLEAPTYNNRNDIIVSDDLLSDAGIEVGDILILKYGDVEDDWHVIGVIDSFGASAYTYYDSVARLVGRPNLADRVAVKVINADSTVANQLEASLEQQGLEVARTTLRTDVLAGLTGGFNVLVLVLLAMGVLIAFVAGLGLTGTMSLNVLERTREIGVMRAVGAGTNTLRFMFVGEGVMIGLLSFLVALPLSIPATYFFGGLLGNIIFEQPLSYAPTIDGPLIWLVMVLLVSIFASIVPAQRASEISIREALAYE
- a CDS encoding peroxidase family protein → MKKSKMAHRRRGHGRSHYYIVGEGMCPVQIDYTYAPGAEKPYLPAPDDAVTPEGSTLTYEPPPAEEIEFRFMRLFPDAGKFEPADAALIALGQVMEDLATEQIDNSNIPAGYTYLGQFIDHDITFTGNGDIEGQAIEPQNVINRRSPFLDLDSVYNGGPDVSPALYEADKVHFKIGTTLGRPLFGVTQSLPNDLPRQGNGNAVPKQAIIGDPRNDENLAVAQIHLHMLKFHNKVADSGSLANETNAKKRFEEARKIVTQHYQSVVLHDFVPRIVDPDVYNDIMANGRHFYCHDDPKVPAMPVEFSVAAFRLGHSMIRNQYEWNRVFSTTGPGPVASLALLFEFSQLSGDLGGDDTLPTDWVADWTRLFDFTGVNGIENNPIFNFARLIDTQLATKLMDLPEFATASAPHLMSLSVRNLLRGRLIGLPSGQEVAKLVGATALTPDEIKTGPHAAILEANNFLEDTPLWYYVLKEAHVQQGGQKLGQVGSRIVVETFHGLVEVSRHSILQEQGWAPSLPSVDPDRFTMADLLAFVDEVNPLGVGN